Proteins found in one Streptococcus criceti HS-6 genomic segment:
- the ftsZ gene encoding cell division protein FtsZ, with protein sequence MAFSFDAASVQGAVIKVIGVGGGGGNAINRMIEEGVAGVEFIAANTDIQALSSSKAETVIQLGPKLTRGLGAGGQPEVGRKAAEESEEALNEALQGADMVFITAGMGGGSGTGAAPVIARVAKGLGALTVAVVTRPFGFEGNKRGNFAIEGINELREQVDTLLIISNNNLLEIVDKKTPLLEALSEADNVLRQGVQGITDLITSPGLINLDFADVKTVMANKGNALMGIGIGSGEERIIEAARKAIYSPLLETTIDGAEDVIVNVTGGLDMTLTEAEEASEIVGQAAGQGVNIWLGTAIDDSMKDEIRVTVVATGVRPDKFERVSGVSSQPRVFKQTGSTNEQAAPNNGSFERRPNSFEFDMAEHREMPQATPRHTQPSQPSSAFGDWDLRRDNISRPTENQLDSQLDVSSFSASDVDTGDDELETPPFFKNR encoded by the coding sequence ATGGCATTTTCATTCGATGCTGCATCTGTCCAGGGTGCAGTCATTAAAGTTATCGGTGTCGGTGGTGGCGGAGGTAACGCCATCAACCGCATGATTGAAGAAGGCGTTGCAGGGGTTGAATTTATTGCTGCAAATACGGATATCCAAGCCTTAAGTTCATCAAAAGCTGAGACTGTTATTCAGCTTGGACCTAAATTGACCCGTGGCCTTGGTGCTGGAGGTCAGCCTGAGGTTGGCCGTAAAGCTGCCGAAGAGAGTGAAGAAGCTTTGAATGAAGCTCTTCAAGGAGCCGATATGGTCTTCATCACGGCTGGTATGGGTGGTGGATCTGGTACAGGTGCTGCCCCAGTTATTGCTCGCGTGGCTAAGGGTCTCGGTGCTCTTACTGTAGCGGTTGTAACCCGCCCATTTGGCTTTGAAGGAAATAAACGTGGCAACTTTGCTATCGAAGGGATTAATGAACTTCGTGAACAAGTTGACACCCTCTTGATTATTTCGAATAACAATCTTTTGGAAATTGTTGATAAGAAGACTCCTCTCTTGGAAGCCCTCAGTGAAGCGGATAATGTCCTTCGTCAAGGGGTTCAAGGGATTACCGATTTGATTACCAGCCCAGGCCTGATTAACCTCGACTTTGCCGATGTTAAGACTGTCATGGCTAACAAAGGTAACGCTCTGATGGGTATTGGTATTGGGTCAGGCGAAGAACGAATCATCGAAGCTGCCCGTAAAGCAATCTATTCACCTCTTTTGGAGACAACTATTGATGGTGCTGAAGATGTGATTGTCAATGTTACCGGAGGTCTTGACATGACCTTGACCGAAGCTGAAGAAGCGTCTGAGATTGTTGGCCAAGCGGCTGGCCAAGGCGTTAATATCTGGCTTGGTACAGCAATTGACGATAGCATGAAGGACGAAATTCGCGTTACTGTTGTAGCAACGGGTGTTCGTCCAGATAAGTTTGAACGGGTATCTGGTGTCAGCTCACAACCACGGGTCTTCAAACAAACTGGTTCTACTAATGAACAAGCAGCTCCAAATAATGGTAGCTTCGAACGTCGTCCAAATAGCTTTGAATTTGATATGGCTGAACATCGCGAAATGCCACAGGCGACACCGCGTCATACGCAGCCAAGCCAACCAAGTTCAGCTTTTGGTGACTGGGACCTGCGCCGTGATAACATCAGCCGTCCAACCGAAAATCAATTGGATAGCCAATTAGATGTTTCTTCTTTCTCAGCCTCTGATGTGGATACTGGTGATGATGAACTCGAAACACCACCATTCTTCAAGAATCGTTAA
- a CDS encoding cell division protein FtsA C-terminal domain-containing protein: MLRRKPVVPVTPSVAPQPAQPAAPAMQPQQPQAPAGDFSVPEPVQGGTNQRESKPKTKMTDRVRGIFGSMFD; the protein is encoded by the coding sequence ATGCTTCGTCGGAAACCGGTTGTGCCAGTGACCCCATCGGTTGCTCCTCAACCAGCTCAGCCCGCTGCTCCAGCTATGCAGCCTCAACAACCGCAAGCTCCTGCTGGTGACTTCTCGGTTCCAGAGCCTGTTCAAGGCGGGACAAATCAGAGAGAAAGTAAACCAAAGACTAAGATGACTGACCGCGTTCGCGGTATTTTTGGAAGTATGTTTGATTAA
- a CDS encoding 5'-methylthioadenosine/adenosylhomocysteine nucleosidase, with translation MKIGIIAAMEQELRLLVDQLTHKKEETVLSTTYYSGRLGKHDLVLVQSGVGKVMSAMSVAILADHFGVEALINTGSAGAVASGLNIGDVVVADRLAYHDVDLTAFGYDYGQMSMQPLYFESDPQFVQVFQSVLVKHDRPSKIGLITTSDSFIAGQDKIDQIKAHFPNTLAVEMEGAAVAQAAQAAGRPFIVVRAMSDTAAHDANITFDEFIIQAGRQSAQVLIDFLETL, from the coding sequence ATGAAAATTGGAATTATTGCTGCCATGGAGCAGGAATTGCGATTGCTGGTTGACCAGCTTACGCATAAAAAAGAAGAAACAGTTCTTTCGACTACCTACTATTCTGGACGTTTGGGAAAGCATGACTTGGTTCTAGTCCAGTCGGGTGTGGGGAAGGTAATGTCAGCCATGTCGGTTGCCATCCTCGCTGACCATTTCGGAGTCGAAGCGCTTATCAATACCGGTTCAGCTGGTGCAGTAGCATCAGGCCTCAATATCGGTGATGTTGTTGTTGCTGACCGTTTGGCCTACCACGATGTAGACCTGACCGCCTTTGGTTACGACTATGGCCAGATGTCTATGCAGCCTCTTTATTTTGAGAGTGACCCTCAGTTTGTCCAAGTCTTTCAATCTGTTTTGGTCAAGCACGACCGGCCCAGTAAAATTGGACTAATTACAACCAGCGATAGCTTTATCGCAGGTCAAGATAAGATTGACCAAATTAAGGCCCATTTTCCAAATACGCTAGCGGTTGAAATGGAAGGGGCAGCCGTAGCCCAAGCGGCTCAAGCGGCAGGTCGTCCTTTTATTGTAGTTAGGGCTATGAGTGATACAGCAGCCCACGATGCTAATATCACTTTTGATGAGTTTATCATTCAGGCAGGCCGACAGTCAGCACAAGTCTTAATTGACTTTTTGGAAACATTATAG
- the macP gene encoding cell wall synthase accessory phosphoprotein MacP, giving the protein MGKPLLTDDMIARANRGEKLKGDYLDGQETQIFTDIGDNYDSYEDYNDDEDWEDDSHYTYKSRRIENAKRGAFQAKLNKILLIVLILLAILIYAIFKL; this is encoded by the coding sequence ATGGGAAAACCTTTATTAACAGATGATATGATTGCTCGAGCTAACCGCGGTGAGAAGTTGAAAGGGGACTATTTAGACGGTCAGGAAACACAAATTTTTACCGACATCGGCGATAATTACGATAGCTATGAGGATTATAATGACGATGAGGACTGGGAAGATGACTCCCACTACACCTATAAAAGCCGTCGAATTGAAAATGCTAAAAGGGGAGCCTTCCAAGCGAAATTAAATAAAATTTTGCTTATTGTTCTGATTCTCTTGGCCATTCTGATTTACGCTATCTTCAAACTATAA
- a CDS encoding NUDIX domain-containing protein, giving the protein MEFEEKTLERQTIFEGQIMTVAKDKVQLPDGQTSYRELVFHNGAVAVLAITPANKIILVKQYRKAIEAVSYEIPAGKLELGEAGHEKEAAARELEEETGYTADLELLYEFYSAIGFSNEHIKLYLAKDLQRVPNPRPQDEDEFLELLELSYEECMDLVKSGKIQDAKTIIALQYFALKMNSY; this is encoded by the coding sequence ATGGAATTTGAAGAAAAAACCTTGGAACGCCAGACCATCTTTGAAGGTCAGATTATGACTGTTGCCAAGGATAAGGTCCAACTTCCAGACGGGCAGACTTCCTATCGGGAACTGGTCTTCCACAATGGTGCAGTCGCTGTTTTAGCGATTACACCAGCTAATAAAATTATTCTGGTCAAGCAGTATCGCAAGGCCATTGAAGCAGTTTCCTACGAAATTCCTGCTGGCAAGTTAGAGCTGGGAGAAGCTGGCCATGAAAAGGAAGCGGCAGCCAGGGAATTAGAAGAAGAAACAGGCTATACAGCTGATTTAGAGTTGCTTTACGAATTTTATTCGGCTATCGGCTTTAGTAACGAGCATATCAAACTTTATCTAGCCAAGGATTTGCAAAGGGTTCCCAATCCCCGTCCTCAGGATGAAGATGAATTTCTGGAGCTCCTCGAATTAAGTTATGAAGAATGCATGGATTTGGTTAAGTCAGGAAAAATCCAAGATGCCAAGACTATTATTGCGCTTCAATACTTTGCTTTAAAAATGAACAGCTATTAA
- the glmU gene encoding bifunctional UDP-N-acetylglucosamine diphosphorylase/glucosamine-1-phosphate N-acetyltransferase GlmU, protein MANYAIILAAGKGTRMKSDLPKVLHKVSGISMLEHVFRSVSAIQPVKNVTVIGHKAELVKEVLASQSQFVLQTEQLGTGHAVMMAEKELAGLEGQTLVIAGDTPLITGQSLQDLIDFHINHKNVATILTATAENPFGYGRIIRNQNGEVTKIVEQKDATKFEQEVKEINTGTYVFDNKRLFQALKNINTNNAQGEYYLTDVISIFREAGEKVGAFTLRDFDESLGVNDRLALAKAESVMRRRINDQHMVNGVTFQNPASTYIDVDVVIEPDVTIEANVTLKGQTKIASGGYLTNGSYIVDSTIGKNAVITNSMIEQSVVEAGVTVGPYAHLRPDSTLKEGVHVGNFVEVKSSTLDKNTKAGHLTYIGNAQVGQDVNFGAGTIIANYDGKHKYTSNIGNHVFIGSNSTLISPVEIGDNALSAAGSVISKDVPADSIAIARERQVNKEGYATRMPHHPSQQ, encoded by the coding sequence ATGGCAAATTATGCGATTATTCTAGCGGCAGGAAAAGGGACCCGAATGAAGTCTGACTTGCCCAAGGTCCTCCATAAGGTTTCTGGTATTTCTATGCTGGAACATGTTTTCCGCAGTGTTTCTGCCATTCAACCGGTTAAAAATGTAACCGTTATCGGTCACAAGGCAGAGTTGGTTAAAGAAGTCTTAGCTAGTCAATCTCAATTTGTTCTGCAAACAGAGCAACTGGGAACTGGTCATGCTGTGATGATGGCGGAAAAAGAACTGGCTGGCTTAGAAGGTCAGACTTTAGTTATCGCTGGAGATACGCCTTTGATTACCGGCCAAAGTTTGCAGGACTTGATTGATTTTCACATTAACCACAAAAATGTGGCGACTATTCTAACAGCGACGGCCGAAAATCCCTTCGGATATGGTCGCATTATCCGCAATCAAAATGGCGAAGTAACCAAGATTGTTGAGCAAAAAGATGCAACTAAATTTGAGCAAGAGGTTAAAGAAATCAATACAGGGACCTATGTTTTTGACAATAAACGCCTCTTCCAAGCTCTCAAAAACATCAATACCAATAATGCCCAAGGCGAATACTATCTGACCGATGTCATCTCAATTTTTCGGGAAGCTGGTGAAAAGGTTGGTGCCTTTACCTTGCGCGATTTCGATGAAAGTCTGGGTGTCAATGATCGCTTAGCCCTAGCCAAGGCAGAGTCTGTTATGCGTCGTCGCATCAATGATCAGCACATGGTCAATGGAGTAACCTTCCAAAATCCAGCTAGCACTTATATTGATGTAGATGTTGTTATCGAGCCAGACGTGACTATTGAAGCAAATGTTACCCTCAAGGGTCAGACAAAGATTGCGAGCGGAGGGTATCTAACTAATGGTAGCTATATTGTTGATTCAACAATCGGCAAAAATGCAGTCATCACTAACTCCATGATTGAGCAGTCAGTAGTGGAGGCTGGCGTGACAGTCGGTCCTTATGCCCACTTACGTCCAGATTCTACCCTTAAGGAAGGGGTTCATGTTGGGAACTTTGTCGAAGTGAAATCATCAACCCTTGATAAAAACACCAAGGCAGGCCATCTGACCTATATTGGTAACGCTCAAGTCGGTCAGGATGTCAATTTTGGGGCAGGAACTATCATTGCCAACTATGATGGTAAACACAAGTACACCAGCAACATTGGCAATCATGTCTTTATCGGCAGCAACTCAACCTTGATTTCGCCAGTTGAAATCGGCGACAATGCCCTGTCTGCAGCAGGTTCTGTCATTTCTAAGGATGTGCCGGCAGATAGTATTGCCATCGCTAGAGAGCGTCAGGTTAATAAAGAAGGTTATGCTACTCGGATGCCCCATCATCCTTCGCAACAGTAA